In Mycolicibacterium aubagnense, the DNA window GCCGCCGGCCAGCTTGGCGAGGCGCTCTTCGAGCTTCTCGCGGTCCCAATCCGAGTCCGAGGCCTCGATCTCGCTGCGCAACTGCGACTTACGGCCGTCGATGGCCTCGGCAGTGCCGCCACCGTCGACGATCACGGTGCTGTCCTTGCTGACCACGACGCGACGGGCGGTGCCCAGCACGTCCAGGCCGGCGTCACGCAGGACCAGGCCCACGTCCGGGTTGACGACCTGACCACCGGTGACGACGGCGAGGTCCTCCAGGAACGCCTTACGGCGGTCACCGAAGAACGGCGCCTTGACCGCGACGGCCTTGAGGGTCTTGCGGATGGCGTTGACGACCAGGGTCGACAGTGCCTCGCCCTCGATGTCCTCGGCGACGATCAGCAGCGGCTTGCCGGACTGTGCGACCTTCTCCAGCAGCGGCAGCAGGTCGGGCAGCGAGCTGATCTTGTCGCGGTGCAGCAGCACCAGCGCGTCCTCGAGGACGGCTTCCTGGGAGTCGAAGTCGGTGACGAAGTACGCCGACAGGAAGCCCTTGTCGAAGCCGACGCCCTCGGTGACCTCGAGCTCGGTGTTCAGGGTCGAGGACTCCTCGACGGTGACGACGCCGTCGGCACCGACGCGGGTCATGGCCTCGCCGACCAGCTCGCCGATCAGTTCGTCACGCGAAGACACCGTGGCAACCTGCGCGATGGCGGTCTTGTCCGACACAGGCTTGGCCGCGGCCAGCAGGGCCTCAGACACCGCGTCGGCGGCCTTCGAGATGCCCACACCGAGCGCGATCGGGTTGGCACCGGCAGCGACGTTGCGCAGACCGGCCTTGACGATGGCCTGGGCCAGCACCGTGGCGGTGGTGGTGCCGTCGCCGGCGACGTCGTTGGTCTTGGTCGCGACGGACTTGACCAGCTGGGCGCCGAGGTTCTCGAACGGGTCTTCCAGGTCGATGTCGCGGGCGATGGTGACGCCGTCGTTGGTGACCTGCGGGCCGCCGAAGGCCTTGGCCAGCACCACGTTCCGGCCACGCGGGCCGATCGTGACGCGGACCGCGTCGGCGAGCTTGTCGACACCGGCTTCCATGGCCCGGCGCGCAGCTTCGTTGAATTCAATCAGCTTGCTCATGAGAGCCTTTCGCTAATACGCATACCGCCCCGGACATCACCCGTGCGGACACGGGGATTTCCGGGGCGGGACACGAATGCTTACTTGGAAACGACAGCCAGCACGTCGCGGGCCGAGAGGATCAGGTACTCCTCGCCGTTGTACTTGATCTCGGTGCCGCCGTACTTGCTGTAGATGACGGTGTCGCCCTCGGCAACGTCCAGGGGGATCCGCTTCTCGCCGTCCTCATCCCAGCGGCCGGGGCCAACTGCGACGACGGTGCCTTCCTGCGGCTTTTCCTTGGCGGTGTCAGGGATGACCAGACCGGAAGCGGTCGTGGTCTCGGCCTCGTTGGCCTGAACGAGGATCTTGTCCTCGAGTGGCTTGATGTTGACTGCCACGATGGAAGCCCTCCACTTGGTTCGGGTGTCGATCCGGGGCCAATCCCCGGATCCCAGGTATTCGGCAAGCGCCCTGACCACACACCGTCGTCGCGGGTGCCGGAGCGGGGTTGGCCGCGTGCCACCTAGCACTCTATACACGTGAGTGCTAGCGCTCAAGGGTGGGTCAGTGCCGGGTTTCAAGAACTCGCTGTGAGCGAAACCGCAGCGATGCGTGCTACCACCACCGGGGCGTATGTCAGCGGTGGACGTCGTCGGCATCTTCAGGTGGCCCTGGCGACTGATTGAGAGGGAAGAACCACGCCGTTCGCCCGTCGACACCTTGTCCGCCGAAAGCAGCTCGACTGAGGTGCCCGACGGACTTAAGTCACCGGTACCTCGGGACCTACGACGCTAAGGTGATCCTGGCCGTCGTTCCTACGATTAGCCATGAGCACGCTGATCAAGATCACGGCGGGCGCCGCGGTCGTCGCCGCCGGGTTGGGCAACCTTCTGGCAGCCGCCCCAGCACAGGCTGACGCACAGCAGGATCAAGGCTTCTATTGGTTGTTGACACGCCCGGACGGGGACAACCTGACGATAACGAACTTCCCGTTGGTGAGGGCACAAGGCATCGCCGCGTGCCAGCGTCAGGATGCCGGAGAGCCGCCATACCAAACACTCAAGGAACTGCAGTACCCCCGGGGGCCGGGTTGCGTCCATCAAGGTGGTGTACGAGTCGGACCTGATCAGCGGTACCGGCGTGTCGTAGCCGAGTGATTGAAGGTCATCGCGTGATTCTTCGAGAGACCGTCCAAAGTCACTCGAGCAAAGGAATCGACGCGATGACCACTGCCCACAATATCGATCTGCCCACTGTGCTGGCCGAACGACTCACCACTGCCCATCCCGACGTGCTGCGCGAGCTGCTGGCCACGTTCATCCACACCTGATGGGCGCCGAAGCCGACGCCCTATGCGGTGCCGGCTACGGCGAACGCTCGGCTGAGCGCACCAATTCCCGCAACGGCTACCGACACCGTCAATTCGACACCCGTGCAGGGACTTTGGATCTTGCGATCCCGAAGCTGCGGCAAGGATCCTACTTCCCGGACTGGCTGCTGGAGCGCCGTAAACGCGCCGAGCGGGCCCTGACCACGGTGGTGGCGACGTGTTACCTGCTTGGTGTCTCGACGCGGCGGATGGACAAGCTGGTCGAGACCCTGGGCATCACGTCGTTGTCGAAGTCGCAGGTGTCGGTGATGGCCAGGAACTCGACGCCGCCGTGGAGGCGTTCCGGACCCGGCCGCTCGATGCCGGCCCGTATACGTTCGTCGCTGCGGACGCTCTGGTGCTCAAGGTGCGTGAAGCCGGCCGGGTGGTCAACGTGCACGCCCTGATCGCCGTCGGGGTCAACGCCGAGGGCTACCGCGAGATCCTGGGAATCGATGTCACGACCGCTGAGGACGGGCGGGCTGGTTGACGTTCTGGCGGTCGTTGACCGCCCGCGGCCTGTCCGGGGTCAAACTGGTCACCAGCGACGCCCACGCCGGGCTGGTCGCCGCCATCGGGGCCACCCTGCCCGGAGCGGCGTGGCAGCGCTGCAGAACCCACTACACGACCAACCTGATGTCCGTCACTCCCAAGAGTTCGTGGCCCTGGGTGCGCACCCTGCTGCACTCGGTGTTCGACCAACCTGACGCTGAATCCGTTGCTGCTCAATATGATCGGATCATCGACGCATTGTCCGACAAGCTGCCCAATGTCGCCGATCACCTCGAAGCGGCGCGGCCGGATCTGCTGGCGTTCACCGCGTTCCCCAAGCAGATCTGGCGCCAGATCTGGAGCAACAATCCCCAGGAACGACTCAACAAGGAGATCCGCCGGCGCACCGACGTCGTGGGCATCTTCCCCGACCGCGCGGCCCTGATCCGTCTCGTCGGAGCAGTGCTGGCCGAACAACACGACGAATGGGCCGAGTCGCGGCGCTACCTCGGCCTCGACGTTCTGAGCAAATCACGCACCGTCAACGACACCCCAACCGAACAGGAGGCTACCCCCGCGGCACTGCCCGCCTGACCCAACTACCTCGAAGAATCACACGACGACGTCATACACCACGTCCCTGGACTTGACCGGGGGCCGTACACGTTCGACATCGCCAACTCCATTACCTCGGCAGCAGAGGCCATCTACTGCCCTTGGCATATCGGCTCCCCTGAAGGGAGTGACTGGGTCGATACTTCGGCTCCGGTGAACCCGCGACCCACCTACCCGCCAATCGCGTGGTACCCGCCGGGGTACATCCCGGCACCTGTCGACACCTCCGGGTCCACGGATCCGGGACTCACGGTCGTCGCACATCATTTGATCGGGACCGACGCCAGCCACTCCTGAATGCACTACGTCTGGATGCACCACGTCGCAAGCAACCAAAATTCGCCAGACAGCCAGGCGCGCATTGCCGACGGTCCATAAATGGCCCGCGACACGAATTGTCAGTTCAGCACTGCCTGCCCGAACCAGTGGCAGAGCAGCAATGCAACCTCGACCTCGATCCGGTCGTCGACAATCGGTGTGCCGCGGCGACTGATCGCGCGGTTCACCCGGTACTTGATCGAATTCGAATGCAGATGCATTTCGTCGGCGGCCGCTTTGAAACTCGACCCCGTCCGCAGGAACACGCGCAACGTCTCGCGAAGCCGCTCATCGTTCTCGGTATCGCTCGCCAGCGGGCCCAGGATTTCGGCCACCCACGCGCCGACGGATCCGACGTTGTCGCCGAGCAACGTCGCGACAGGAAGCCCCGGGTCGCTCGCCGCGGTGATGCGACGTTCAACGGATCCCGATACCACCGCCACCGCACGGGCATCCACCGCTTGTTCGTGCGAACGCCGGAATCCGTCGATGCCCGGCAACGGGTTGCCCATCGCGATCCACGGCGAATCCTGTTGTACCACAGCGAATTCACGGATCCGGC includes these proteins:
- the groL gene encoding chaperonin GroEL (60 kDa chaperone family; promotes refolding of misfolded polypeptides especially under stressful conditions; forms two stacked rings of heptamers to form a barrel-shaped 14mer; ends can be capped by GroES; misfolded proteins enter the barrel where they are refolded when GroES binds); the protein is MSKLIEFNEAARRAMEAGVDKLADAVRVTIGPRGRNVVLAKAFGGPQVTNDGVTIARDIDLEDPFENLGAQLVKSVATKTNDVAGDGTTTATVLAQAIVKAGLRNVAAGANPIALGVGISKAADAVSEALLAAAKPVSDKTAIAQVATVSSRDELIGELVGEAMTRVGADGVVTVEESSTLNTELEVTEGVGFDKGFLSAYFVTDFDSQEAVLEDALVLLHRDKISSLPDLLPLLEKVAQSGKPLLIVAEDIEGEALSTLVVNAIRKTLKAVAVKAPFFGDRRKAFLEDLAVVTGGQVVNPDVGLVLRDAGLDVLGTARRVVVSKDSTVIVDGGGTAEAIDGRKSQLRSEIEASDSDWDREKLEERLAKLAGGVAVIKVGAATETDLKKRKEAVEDAVAAAKAAVEEGIVTGGGAALVHARTALDGLRGSLSGDELLGLEVFSSALSAPLYWIATNAGLDGPVVVNKVAELPVGHGFNAATLTYGDLLADGVVDPAKVTRSAVLNAASVARMILTTETAIVEKPAEEADHGHGHHGHAH
- the groES gene encoding co-chaperone GroES, producing MVAVNIKPLEDKILVQANEAETTTASGLVIPDTAKEKPQEGTVVAVGPGRWDEDGEKRIPLDVAEGDTVIYSKYGGTEIKYNGEEYLILSARDVLAVVSK
- a CDS encoding DUF732 domain-containing protein; the protein is MSTLIKITAGAAVVAAGLGNLLAAAPAQADAQQDQGFYWLLTRPDGDNLTITNFPLVRAQGIAACQRQDAGEPPYQTLKELQYPRGPGCVHQGGVRVGPDQRYRRVVAE